From the Candidatus Bathyarchaeota archaeon genome, one window contains:
- a CDS encoding RsmB/NOP family class I SAM-dependent RNA methyltransferase — protein MSNAIALALEALSWMELEGLSEREALYKTSYQLKITNASSLRLAYSLIFEVNKRLNLIDEIINTSIAKENEFHKQTLGVTNFLRVYVHWVLFKNSDINEITNLLESTRSIIGWKNLFPYEDFFGHLLEFNLKDFYLHQKGIKLISLKTGHPEWYINYLFKNFGRHEALKILRKDTEIPQTYIRINTLTNDHEKIKHRIINEGINLAKVDDLDFVYRVINNKPLTKLNSYRKGLFQIQDKSSCFSVLGSDPRPGYTVLDVCSAPGSKTSFIAQMMENSGAIYSIDNSKRRSTIWQKEMNRLNVENAEPIIADAKVNLPLKIMADLVLIDPPCSGTGIFMKAPSMKWAIDLISIYRYSNLQFDIIKNSAEHVKAGGTLTYSTCSITLEENEMLVERFLRSCPDFKLVDVSPEIGSPGLRGLVKCRRFFPHKHNCSGFFFAKMKRI, from the coding sequence TTGAGCAATGCGATCGCTTTAGCATTGGAAGCTCTAAGTTGGATGGAACTTGAAGGATTAAGTGAAAGAGAGGCTCTCTATAAAACATCTTATCAATTAAAAATCACTAATGCAAGCTCATTGAGATTGGCTTATTCGCTCATATTCGAAGTAAATAAAAGACTCAATCTCATAGATGAGATCATCAATACTTCAATAGCTAAAGAAAATGAGTTTCATAAACAGACATTAGGAGTGACAAACTTTCTTAGGGTATATGTACATTGGGTTCTATTCAAAAATTCTGATATTAATGAAATTACAAATTTGTTAGAATCAACAAGAAGCATAATCGGGTGGAAAAATCTTTTTCCATATGAGGATTTCTTTGGACATTTATTGGAATTTAATCTGAAGGATTTTTATCTTCATCAGAAAGGTATTAAACTGATAAGTCTTAAGACGGGTCATCCTGAATGGTATATAAACTATCTTTTTAAAAATTTTGGTAGACATGAAGCTCTGAAGATTTTAAGAAAAGATACAGAAATACCTCAAACTTACATTAGAATTAACACTTTGACTAACGATCATGAGAAAATTAAGCATAGAATAATAAATGAAGGTATCAATTTAGCTAAAGTTGATGACTTAGATTTCGTTTACAGAGTTATCAATAATAAACCTTTAACTAAGTTGAATTCATATCGCAAAGGCCTATTTCAAATTCAAGACAAATCCAGTTGTTTTTCAGTTTTAGGTTCCGATCCCAGACCCGGATACACAGTTTTAGATGTGTGTTCTGCTCCAGGGTCAAAAACAAGCTTTATAGCACAAATGATGGAAAATTCAGGAGCGATCTACTCGATCGATAATTCGAAACGACGATCAACAATCTGGCAAAAGGAAATGAATAGATTAAACGTAGAAAATGCTGAACCAATAATTGCAGATGCGAAAGTCAATTTACCATTAAAAATTATGGCAGACCTAGTATTAATTGATCCGCCCTGCAGTGGAACTGGTATTTTTATGAAAGCACCATCTATGAAATGGGCAATCGATTTGATAAGTATTTACAGATATTCAAATTTACAGTTTGATATTATTAAAAATTCAGCAGAGCACGTTAAAGCAGGGGGAACATTAACTTATTCAACATGCAGCATTACTTTAGAAGAAAATGAAATGTTGGTTGAACGATTTTTAAGATCATGTCCTGATTTTAAACTTGTTGATGTCTCACCTGAAATAGGTTCGCCAGGATTAAGAGGTTTAGTAAAATGTAGAAGATTTTTTCCTCATAAGCACAATTGTTCTGGCTTTTTCTTTGCTAAAATGAAAAGAATTTAG